One region of Bactrocera neohumeralis isolate Rockhampton chromosome 5, APGP_CSIRO_Bneo_wtdbg2-racon-allhic-juicebox.fasta_v2, whole genome shotgun sequence genomic DNA includes:
- the LOC126759979 gene encoding annexin B11 isoform X2 → MYPFGTPTVLPAQGFDPVKDAHDLRKAMKGFGTDEDALINIICRRSNEQRQEIQRQYKTHFGKDLIEDVKSETSGNFEKLLVGLLRPIVDFYCAELNDAMAGIGTDEEVLIEILCTLSNVEIHTIKNQYLRLYGAHLESELKSETSGNFKRLLVSLCTAARDESGQIDPVAAQSDARELLKAGELRVGTDESMFNMILCQRNYQQLRLIFQEYEKMTGHTLEKAVRKEFSGDIMEGLIAIYKCVTNKTEYFASRLHKSMAGIGTNDKQLIRVVITRSEIDLADIKAQFERIYGKSLKSWIKGDTSGHYKHALYALVGEQRSS, encoded by the exons atgtatccATTC GGCACACCAACTGTACTCCCTGCACAGGGATTCGATCCGGTCAAGGATGCCCATGATTTGCGCAAAGCCATGAAAGGTTTTGGAACCGATGAAGATGCTTTAATTAACATCATTTGCCGCCGTTCCAACGAGCAGAGACAG GAGATCCAACGCCAATATAAAACTCATTTTGGCAAAGACCTAATCGAGGATGTTAAATCCGAGACTAGCGGTAATTTTGAAAAGTTGCTTGTTGGTCTCTTGCGTCCAATTGTTGACTTTTACTGTGCGGAGTTAAATGACGCCATGGCGGGGATCGGCACCGACGAGGAGGTGCTCATCGAAATATTATGCACTTTATCGAATGTGGAAATTCACACCATCAAAAACCAGTACTTGCGCC tGTACGGCGCCCATTTGGAATCAGAATTGAAGTCGGAGACGTCTGGCAACTTTAAGCGTCTCTTAGTGTCGCTGTGCACAGCAGCACGTGATGAGAGCGGTCAAATTGACCCGGTCGCAGCGCAGTCGGATGCACGTGAGCTGCTCAAGGCAGGCGAACTGCGTGTCGGCACTGATGAGAGCATGTTCAACATGATTTTGTGTCAACGTAACTACCAACAGTTACGTTTG ATATTCcaagaatatgaaaaaatgacTGGCCACACATTGGAGAAGGCAGTACGTAAAGAATTCTCGGGTGATATAATGGAGGGATTGATAGCCATATACAAGTGTGTCACCAACAAAACGGAATACTTCGCCTCGCGCTTGCACAAGAGCATGGCTGGCATTGGTACAAATGATAAACAGCTGATACGCGTCGTGATCACGCGCTCCGAA atcGACTTGGCTGATATTAAGGCTCAATTCGAGCGTATATATGGCAAGAGCTTAAAGAGTTGGATAAAG GGTGACACATCTGGTCACTATAAGCACGCATTATACGCTCTCGTCGGTGAACAACGCTCCTCCTAA
- the LOC126759979 gene encoding annexin B11 isoform X1, with the protein MYPFGSGMPQPKSNTPYNNSYNHPNPGAPVGVPFGAGWIAPPQHPTQHSSPQHVPQQNSLHYQPLSPHHQTPYPPANNIPHTPQHHAPYPPINTPSNAPYPGSSYPHNPQHAQAPYPFATGSPTYGAMGGNAHSPHYTHPPTQPSYAPTHGYTPVPTSVGYESPAGNIAHCFQELAHLKGHMLHQHQPFARREGTPTVLPAQGFDPVKDAHDLRKAMKGFGTDEDALINIICRRSNEQRQEIQRQYKTHFGKDLIEDVKSETSGNFEKLLVGLLRPIVDFYCAELNDAMAGIGTDEEVLIEILCTLSNVEIHTIKNQYLRLYGAHLESELKSETSGNFKRLLVSLCTAARDESGQIDPVAAQSDARELLKAGELRVGTDESMFNMILCQRNYQQLRLIFQEYEKMTGHTLEKAVRKEFSGDIMEGLIAIYKCVTNKTEYFASRLHKSMAGIGTNDKQLIRVVITRSEIDLADIKAQFERIYGKSLKSWIKGDTSGHYKHALYALVGEQRSS; encoded by the exons atgtatccATTC GGTTCCGGCATGCCACAACCCAAATCCAATACACCATATAACAATAGTTACAACCATCCCAATCCTGGTGCGCCTGTTGGCGTGCCATTCGGCGCTGGTTGGATAGCGCCCCCACAACACCCCACACAACACTCTTCGCCACAACATGTGCCGCAGCAAAATAGCTTACACTATCAGCCACTGTCTCCACATCATCAAACTCCTTACCCACCCGCCAACAATATTCCACATACTCCTCAGCATCATGCGCCCTATCCACCAATTAATACGCCATCTAATGCACCCTATCCGGGTTCATCATACCCACATAATCCCCAACATGCACAAGCGCCATATCCGTTCGCTACGGGATCACCAACATACGGCGCTATGGGCGGCAACGCACACTCTCCGCATTACACGCATCCGCCGACGCAACCATCTTATGCGCCAACACATGGATATACACCGGTGCCGACGTCGGTCGGTTATGAATCTCCAGCTGGCAATATCGCCCATTGCTTCCAAGAATTGGCCCACCTGAAAGGCCACATGCTGCACCAACATCAGCCGTTTGCCCGAAGAGAG GGCACACCAACTGTACTCCCTGCACAGGGATTCGATCCGGTCAAGGATGCCCATGATTTGCGCAAAGCCATGAAAGGTTTTGGAACCGATGAAGATGCTTTAATTAACATCATTTGCCGCCGTTCCAACGAGCAGAGACAG GAGATCCAACGCCAATATAAAACTCATTTTGGCAAAGACCTAATCGAGGATGTTAAATCCGAGACTAGCGGTAATTTTGAAAAGTTGCTTGTTGGTCTCTTGCGTCCAATTGTTGACTTTTACTGTGCGGAGTTAAATGACGCCATGGCGGGGATCGGCACCGACGAGGAGGTGCTCATCGAAATATTATGCACTTTATCGAATGTGGAAATTCACACCATCAAAAACCAGTACTTGCGCC tGTACGGCGCCCATTTGGAATCAGAATTGAAGTCGGAGACGTCTGGCAACTTTAAGCGTCTCTTAGTGTCGCTGTGCACAGCAGCACGTGATGAGAGCGGTCAAATTGACCCGGTCGCAGCGCAGTCGGATGCACGTGAGCTGCTCAAGGCAGGCGAACTGCGTGTCGGCACTGATGAGAGCATGTTCAACATGATTTTGTGTCAACGTAACTACCAACAGTTACGTTTG ATATTCcaagaatatgaaaaaatgacTGGCCACACATTGGAGAAGGCAGTACGTAAAGAATTCTCGGGTGATATAATGGAGGGATTGATAGCCATATACAAGTGTGTCACCAACAAAACGGAATACTTCGCCTCGCGCTTGCACAAGAGCATGGCTGGCATTGGTACAAATGATAAACAGCTGATACGCGTCGTGATCACGCGCTCCGAA atcGACTTGGCTGATATTAAGGCTCAATTCGAGCGTATATATGGCAAGAGCTTAAAGAGTTGGATAAAG GGTGACACATCTGGTCACTATAAGCACGCATTATACGCTCTCGTCGGTGAACAACGCTCCTCCTAA